From one Triticum aestivum cultivar Chinese Spring chromosome 4B, IWGSC CS RefSeq v2.1, whole genome shotgun sequence genomic stretch:
- the LOC101290629 gene encoding CBL-interacting protein kinase 15, with protein sequence MANRGKILMERYELGRLLGKGTFGKVHYARSLESNQSVAIKMLDKEKVLKVGLSEQIRREVTTMRLVAHKNIVQLHEVMATRNKIYFVMEYVKGGELFDKVAKSGKLTEGAAHKYFQQLISAVDYCHSQGVYHRDLKLENLLLDENENLKVSDFGLSALSESKRQDGLLHTTCGTPAYVAPEVISKTGYDGAKSDIWSCGVILFVLVAGYLPFHGSNLMDMYRKIEQGDFRCPSWFSHKLQKLLFKILDPNPSTRASIQKIKESTWFRKGPRGTLAVKERTPSENVTTNAPPTAGVRPRKNTHEDVQPLMVTNLNAFEIISFSTGFDLSGLFIQEDCRKETRFTSDKPASAIISKLEYVAKALNLRVRKKDNGVVKMQARKEGRNGAVQLDMEIFEITPSHHLIEMKQTSGDPLEYRELLEDIRPALKDIVWAWHGDDHQQQLE encoded by the coding sequence ATGGCAAACAGagggaagattctaatggagcggTACGAGCTGGGAAGATTGTTGGGGAAAGGAACATTCGGCAAGGTGCACTATGCAAGGAGCCTAGAGTCGAACCAAAGCGTCGCCATAAAGATGCTGGACAAGGAGAAGGTGCTCAAGGTTGGGCTCTCGGAGCAAATCAGGCGTGAGGTCACAACCATGCGGCTGGTGGCACACAAGAACATTGTTCAGCTTCATGAGGTCATGGCGACACGAAACAAAATATACTTTGTCATGGAGTATGTGAAAGGCGGTGAGCTCTTTGACAAGGTTGCAAAGAGTGGCAAGCTCACAGAGGGTGCTGCACATAAGTATTTCCAGCAGCTCATCAGTGCAGTGGATTACTGCCACAGCCAAGGCGTGTATCACCGGGATCTCAAGCTGGAGAACCTGCTCCTGGATGAGAATGAGAACCTTAAGGTCTCAGATTTTGGACTGAGCGCACTTTCAGAGTCAAAGAGGCAAGATGGCTTGCTCCACACCACCTGCGGAACACCTGCATATGTAGCTCCGGAGGTCATCAGCAAGACAGGTTACGATGGTGCGAAATCAGATATCTGGTCTTGTGGTGTTATCCTTTTTGTTCTTGTTGCTGGTTATCTCCCTTTCCATGGTTCCAACTTGATGGACATGTACCGGAAGATTGAGCAAGGAGATTTCAGGTGCCCCAGCTGGTTCTCACACAAACTCCAGAAGCTCTTGTTCAAGATCCTGGACCCCAATCCAAGCACCAGGGCATCTATCCAGAAGATAAAAGAGTCTACCTGGTTTCGGAAAGGTCCAAGGGGCACCCTTGCAGTGAAGGAGAGAACTCCCAGTGAGAATGTCACCACAAATGCTCCTCCTACAGCTGGTGTGAGGCCAAGGAAGAACACTCATGAAGATGTGCAGCCCCTGATGGTGACAAACTTAAATGCCTTTGAGATCATCTCCTTCTCCACGGGGTTTGACCTGTCCGGCCTATTCATCCAAGAGGACTGCAGAAAGGAGACAAGGTTCACTTCAGACAAGCCTGCTTCAGCCATCATCTCGAAGCTGGAATACGTTGCAAAGGCGCTGAATCTCAGGGTAAGGAAGAAGGACAATGGTGTGGTGAAGATGCAAGCAAGGAAGGAGGGAAGGAATGGTGCTGTTCAGTTAGACATGGAGATCTTCGAGATCACACCTTCCCACCACCTCATTGAGATGAAACAAACAAGTGGTGATCCGCTGGAGTACCGGGAGCTATTGGAGGACATCCGGCCAGCGCTGAAGGACATAGTCTGGGCCTGGCACGGAGATGACCACCAGCAGCAGCTAGAGTAG